From the Kitasatospora viridis genome, one window contains:
- a CDS encoding isoprenylcysteine carboxyl methyltransferase family protein, with protein sequence MTPYTLLILLVALERGAELVVARRNAAWSRARGGVEHGAGHYPAMVALHTALLAGCLLETALLRRPFVPALGWPALAAVLAAQALRWWCVTSLGPRWNTRVIVVPGLPLVRGGPYRWLRHPNYLAVVLEGIALPLVHADWITATVFTVLNARLLAVRLRCENTALAGAGAVGAAG encoded by the coding sequence ATGACCCCCTACACGCTGCTGATCCTGCTGGTCGCCCTCGAACGCGGCGCCGAACTGGTCGTCGCCCGGCGCAACGCCGCCTGGAGCCGGGCGCGCGGCGGCGTCGAGCACGGGGCGGGCCACTACCCCGCGATGGTCGCCCTGCACACCGCGCTGCTGGCCGGCTGCCTGCTGGAGACCGCGCTGCTGCGGCGGCCCTTCGTGCCCGCGCTCGGCTGGCCGGCCCTGGCCGCCGTGCTGGCCGCGCAGGCGCTGCGCTGGTGGTGCGTCACCAGCCTCGGGCCGCGCTGGAACACCCGCGTCATCGTGGTGCCCGGGCTGCCGCTGGTGCGCGGCGGCCCGTACCGGTGGCTGCGCCACCCCAACTACCTCGCCGTCGTCCTCGAAGGGATCGCGCTCCCGCTGGTGCACGCGGACTGGATCACCGCCACGGTGTTCACCGTGCTCAACGCCCGGCTGCTGGCCGTCCGGCTGCGCTGCGAGAACACCGCCCTCGCGGGCGCCGGGGCGGTCGGGGCCGCCGGGTGA
- a CDS encoding NAD(P)/FAD-dependent oxidoreductase, producing MIDLLVVGGGPAGLATAVHAAEAGLDVVVAEPRTAPIDKACGEGLMPHGARALAELGVRVAGRPLLGIRYLDGRHQADAPFRGTPGLGVRRTELHAALARRVAELGVPVLSLRVDEVRQDGARVYAAGLTARHLAAADGLHSPIRRRLGLLRAEPWPARGWPARHGLRRHFAVRPWSDRVEVHWAARSEAYVTPVAPDLVGVALLTGERGSFDDQLARFPALRERLDASAAGPVRGAGPMRQRVRARVAGRVLLVGDAAGYVDALTGEGISLALAEAAALVRCVRLGRPDAYEHAWRRATRRHRLLTHALLWARHRAGLAPHIVPTAARLPALFAGVVDRLS from the coding sequence GTGATCGACCTGCTCGTGGTCGGCGGGGGACCGGCCGGACTGGCCACGGCCGTGCACGCCGCCGAGGCCGGGCTGGACGTCGTGGTCGCCGAACCGCGCACCGCGCCGATCGACAAGGCCTGTGGTGAGGGCCTGATGCCGCACGGCGCCCGGGCGCTCGCCGAGCTCGGCGTCCGGGTGGCGGGGCGGCCGCTGCTCGGCATCCGCTACCTCGACGGCCGGCACCAGGCCGACGCGCCGTTCCGGGGCACGCCCGGGCTCGGGGTGCGCCGCACCGAGCTGCACGCGGCGCTCGCCCGGCGGGTCGCCGAGCTGGGCGTGCCGGTCCTGTCGCTGCGCGTCGACGAGGTCCGCCAGGACGGGGCGCGGGTGTACGCGGCCGGGCTGACGGCCCGTCACCTCGCCGCCGCCGACGGGCTGCACTCGCCGATCCGGCGCCGGCTGGGCCTGCTGCGCGCCGAGCCCTGGCCCGCCCGGGGGTGGCCGGCCCGGCACGGCCTGCGCCGTCACTTCGCCGTCCGACCCTGGTCCGACCGGGTCGAGGTGCACTGGGCGGCCCGGTCCGAGGCCTACGTGACGCCAGTCGCCCCGGACCTGGTCGGCGTCGCCCTGCTGACCGGCGAACGGGGCTCCTTCGACGACCAGCTCGCCCGCTTCCCCGCGCTGCGGGAGCGCTTGGACGCGAGCGCGGCGGGCCCCGTCCGGGGCGCCGGGCCGATGCGCCAGCGCGTCCGCGCCCGGGTGGCGGGCCGGGTGCTGCTGGTCGGCGACGCGGCCGGCTACGTCGACGCGCTCACCGGCGAGGGCATCTCGCTCGCCCTCGCCGAGGCGGCGGCCCTGGTCCGCTGCGTCCGCCTCGGCCGGCCCGACGCCTACGAGCACGCGTGGCGCCGCGCCACCCGCCGCCACCGCCTGCTCACCCACGCGCTGCTGTGGGCGCGGCACCGCGCGGGGCTCGCACCCCACATCGTGCCGACGGCCGCCCGCCTGCCGGCGCTCTTCGCGGGCGTGGTCGACCGGCTGTCCTGA
- a CDS encoding ArsR/SmtB family transcription factor, with amino-acid sequence MGHGAASAKNVAPHARLDATGAARVANTLQALATPSRLLILSRLREGPCAATELAHEVGMEQSACSHQLRLLRNLGLVVGTRQGRSVVYALYDNHVAELLDQAVYHIEHLRLGLTDTLDDAERDLPDDAVAEPAR; translated from the coding sequence ATGGGTCATGGAGCCGCATCCGCGAAGAACGTCGCCCCGCACGCGCGCCTGGACGCCACCGGCGCCGCCCGCGTCGCGAACACGCTGCAGGCCCTGGCCACGCCGTCCCGGCTGCTGATCCTCTCCCGGCTGCGCGAAGGGCCCTGCGCCGCCACCGAACTCGCCCACGAGGTCGGCATGGAGCAGTCCGCCTGCTCCCACCAGCTGCGCCTGCTGCGCAACCTCGGCCTGGTGGTCGGGACCCGGCAGGGCCGCTCCGTGGTCTACGCGCTGTACGACAACCACGTCGCCGAGCTCCTCGACCAGGCGGTCTACCACATCGAGCACCTGCGCCTCGGGCTCACCGACACGCTGGACGACGCCGAGCGGGACCTCCCGGACGACGCGGTGGCCGAACCCGCCCGCTGA
- a CDS encoding heavy metal translocating P-type ATPase yields the protein MSSTLIERPAPTAAQSPAAAPRRRTRVFALPEARWAAAAMVLFLIALPLQLTGAPAWAWGPLYALAYATGGWEPGWAGLQALKEKTLDVDLLMIVAALGAAAVGQVMDGALLIVIFATSGALEALATARTADSVRGLLDLAPATATRLAADGGEETVPTAQLAVGDSILVRPGERIGADGRVLEGAGEVDQATITGEPLPVAKGTGDEVFAGTLNGAGALRIRVERDAADSVIARIVAMVEEASETKAPTQLFIEKVEQRYSIGMVVATLAVFAVPLAFGAAFTGSLLRAMTFMIVASPCAVVLATMPPLLSAIANAGRHGVLVKSAVVMERLGQVDAVALDKTGTLTEGTPRVTEIRPLAGAGLTEDELLALAAAAEHPSEHPLARAVLDAARGRGLAIATAEDFRSAPGIGVTATVDGRAVAVGAPARLLGGVAADAVGAHAAALAEELEAGGRTAVLVEADGVPVGLLGIADRLRPDAAVTVAALGSLAGTAPLLLTGDNPRAAARLAAEVGITDVRAGLLPQDKVAAVQQQERAGRKVLVIGDGVNDAPALAAAHTGIAMGRAGSDLALETADAVIVRDELATVPAVVALSRRARSFVVQNLTIAGLFITALVVWDLVATLPLPLGVLGHEGSTVIVGLNGLRLLRETAWTKARTEASA from the coding sequence ATGTCCTCCACCCTGATCGAGCGTCCGGCGCCCACCGCCGCCCAGTCCCCGGCAGCCGCCCCGCGGCGGCGCACCCGGGTGTTCGCGCTGCCCGAGGCCCGGTGGGCCGCGGCCGCGATGGTGCTCTTCCTGATCGCGCTGCCGCTGCAGCTGACCGGCGCCCCGGCCTGGGCCTGGGGTCCGTTGTACGCGCTCGCCTACGCCACCGGCGGCTGGGAGCCCGGCTGGGCGGGACTGCAGGCGCTGAAGGAGAAGACGCTCGACGTCGACCTGCTGATGATCGTCGCCGCGCTCGGCGCGGCCGCCGTCGGCCAGGTGATGGACGGCGCGCTGCTGATCGTCATCTTCGCGACCTCCGGCGCGCTGGAGGCGCTGGCCACCGCCCGCACCGCCGACTCGGTGCGCGGCCTGCTCGACCTGGCGCCCGCCACCGCCACCCGGCTGGCGGCCGACGGCGGCGAGGAGACCGTGCCGACCGCGCAACTCGCCGTCGGCGACAGCATCCTGGTGCGCCCCGGCGAGCGGATCGGCGCGGACGGCCGGGTGCTGGAGGGCGCCGGCGAGGTGGACCAGGCGACCATCACCGGCGAGCCGCTGCCGGTCGCCAAGGGGACCGGCGACGAGGTGTTCGCCGGCACGCTCAACGGGGCCGGCGCGCTGCGGATCCGGGTCGAGCGCGACGCCGCCGACTCGGTGATCGCCCGGATCGTCGCGATGGTCGAGGAGGCCTCGGAGACCAAGGCGCCGACGCAGCTGTTCATCGAGAAGGTCGAGCAGCGCTACTCGATCGGCATGGTCGTCGCCACCCTCGCGGTCTTCGCGGTGCCGCTCGCCTTCGGCGCCGCCTTCACCGGCTCGCTGCTGCGCGCGATGACCTTCATGATCGTCGCCTCGCCGTGCGCCGTGGTGCTGGCGACCATGCCGCCGCTGCTGTCCGCGATCGCCAACGCCGGGCGGCACGGTGTCCTGGTGAAGTCCGCCGTGGTCATGGAGCGCCTCGGCCAGGTGGACGCGGTCGCGCTGGACAAGACCGGCACCCTCACCGAGGGCACCCCCCGGGTCACCGAGATCCGCCCGCTCGCCGGGGCCGGCCTGACCGAGGACGAGCTGCTCGCCCTGGCCGCCGCCGCCGAGCACCCGAGCGAGCACCCGCTCGCCCGCGCCGTCCTCGACGCCGCCCGCGGCCGGGGCCTGGCCATCGCCACCGCCGAGGACTTCCGCTCCGCCCCCGGCATCGGTGTCACCGCCACCGTCGACGGCCGCGCCGTCGCCGTCGGCGCCCCGGCCCGGCTGCTCGGGGGAGTGGCCGCAGACGCCGTCGGCGCCCACGCCGCCGCGCTCGCCGAGGAGTTGGAGGCCGGCGGCCGCACCGCGGTGCTCGTCGAGGCGGACGGCGTGCCGGTCGGCCTGCTCGGCATCGCCGACCGCCTGCGCCCCGACGCCGCGGTCACCGTCGCCGCCCTCGGCTCGCTGGCCGGCACCGCCCCGCTGCTGCTCACCGGCGACAACCCGCGCGCCGCCGCCCGCCTCGCCGCGGAAGTCGGCATCACCGACGTCCGCGCCGGGCTGCTGCCCCAGGACAAGGTCGCCGCCGTCCAGCAGCAGGAACGGGCCGGCCGGAAGGTCCTGGTGATCGGCGACGGCGTCAACGACGCCCCCGCCCTGGCCGCCGCCCACACCGGCATCGCGATGGGCCGGGCCGGCTCCGACCTCGCGCTGGAGACCGCCGACGCCGTCATCGTCCGCGACGAGCTCGCCACCGTCCCCGCCGTCGTGGCCCTCTCCCGCCGGGCCCGCTCGTTCGTCGTGCAGAACCTGACCATCGCCGGACTGTTCATCACCGCCCTGGTCGTCTGGGACCTGGTCGCCACCCTCCCGCTGCCGCTCGGCGTCCTCGGCCACGAGGGCTCCACCGTGATCGTCGGCCTCAACGGCCTGCGGCTGCTGCGCGAGACCGCCTGGACCAAGGCCCGCACCGAAGCGTCGGCTTGA
- a CDS encoding purine-cytosine permease family protein has product MAKLSTADTDGAIETRGIEPVPDHERRGRVRELFPTWVAANISVLLLTMGAALVVFNRLNFWQVLVVAACAAVVSFGMVGVVSVSGKWGGAPGATLSRATFGVRGNLFPGSVLWIARFGWETINAVTGAYAVLTVLDLLFGVKSNTALIVVTLFAFVACTFLVSGMGRKALNVCNTYSTYLFGVFSVLVLGYLIATIHWGEVFGKPAGTPAMMIAGIGTIAAGGISWVPTGPDFARYLPHAASGKKILGVTVSGAGLVMVPMVLMGAVMAVASPGLAQASDPVSFLGDLLPTWLAVPYLLTAIVGMLLINSLSMYSAGFTAQTMGVKLPRATAVSINAVISLVGGLMLMLVAKSFLGSFITFLILLAVSFSAWIGVYAVDMFRRRIRAVRYDAAALMDTTRSSRYWYTGGFCWQATVSWVLALLIGLAFTKCDWFAGPLSSTPVGKYGLAWAATIVVSAAIMAVLPTPRENAPTAPEEPAARAAAQPERATV; this is encoded by the coding sequence ATGGCCAAGCTGTCCACCGCCGACACCGACGGCGCGATAGAGACCCGCGGTATCGAACCCGTCCCCGACCACGAGCGCCGGGGCAGAGTGCGTGAGCTCTTCCCGACCTGGGTCGCGGCGAACATCAGCGTCCTGCTGCTCACCATGGGTGCGGCCCTGGTGGTGTTCAACCGGCTGAACTTCTGGCAGGTGCTGGTGGTCGCGGCGTGCGCGGCCGTGGTCTCGTTCGGCATGGTCGGCGTGGTCTCGGTCTCCGGGAAGTGGGGCGGGGCGCCGGGCGCGACGCTCTCCCGGGCCACCTTCGGCGTGCGGGGCAACCTCTTCCCCGGTTCGGTGCTCTGGATCGCCCGGTTCGGCTGGGAGACGATCAACGCGGTCACCGGCGCCTACGCCGTGCTGACCGTGCTCGACCTGCTCTTCGGGGTCAAGAGCAACACCGCGCTGATCGTGGTCACCCTCTTCGCCTTCGTCGCCTGCACCTTCCTGGTCTCCGGCATGGGCCGCAAGGCGCTGAACGTCTGCAACACCTATTCGACCTACCTGTTCGGCGTCTTCAGCGTCCTGGTGCTGGGCTACCTGATCGCGACCATCCACTGGGGCGAGGTCTTCGGCAAGCCCGCCGGCACCCCCGCGATGATGATCGCCGGCATCGGGACCATCGCCGCCGGCGGGATCAGCTGGGTGCCCACCGGCCCGGACTTCGCCCGCTACCTGCCGCACGCCGCCTCCGGGAAGAAGATCCTCGGCGTGACCGTCTCGGGCGCCGGCCTGGTGATGGTGCCGATGGTGCTGATGGGTGCGGTGATGGCGGTGGCCTCGCCCGGCCTGGCGCAGGCCTCGGACCCGGTCTCCTTCCTCGGCGACCTGCTGCCGACCTGGCTGGCCGTGCCCTACCTGCTGACCGCGATCGTCGGCATGCTGCTGATCAACAGCCTCTCCATGTACTCGGCCGGCTTCACCGCCCAGACCATGGGCGTCAAGCTGCCGCGCGCAACGGCCGTCAGCATCAACGCGGTGATCTCCCTGGTCGGCGGCCTGATGCTGATGCTGGTCGCGAAGAGCTTCCTGGGCTCCTTCATCACCTTCCTGATCCTGCTCGCCGTCTCCTTCTCGGCCTGGATCGGCGTCTACGCGGTGGACATGTTCCGCCGCCGCATCCGCGCGGTGCGCTACGACGCGGCCGCGCTGATGGACACCACCCGGAGCAGCCGGTACTGGTACACGGGCGGCTTCTGCTGGCAGGCGACGGTGTCCTGGGTGCTCGCCCTGCTGATCGGTCTGGCCTTCACCAAGTGCGACTGGTTCGCCGGGCCGCTCTCCAGCACCCCCGTCGGCAAGTACGGGCTCGCCTGGGCGGCCACCATCGTGGTCTCCGCCGCGATCATGGCGGTCCTGCCCACTCCTCGGGAGAACGCCCCGACGGCGCCCGAGGAGCCCGCCGCCCGCGCGGCCGCGCAGCCCGAGCGGGCCACCGTCTGA
- a CDS encoding (2Fe-2S)-binding protein translates to MPQHTFILNGSPVSVDVADDVRLLWVLRDVLGVTGPKYGCGLGVCQACTSHLNGKAFNPCSVPVSAVQPTDEVTTIEGLPATVGKNLHPMQEAWLEYDVAQCGYCQPGQIMAAVAKVRQARAAGHEIGDADFDEIRNICRCGTYHRIREAITAAAKEF, encoded by the coding sequence GTGCCCCAACACACCTTCATCCTGAACGGCTCCCCCGTCTCGGTGGACGTCGCCGACGACGTGCGGCTGCTCTGGGTGCTGCGCGACGTGCTCGGCGTCACCGGCCCCAAGTACGGCTGCGGGCTGGGCGTCTGCCAGGCCTGCACCAGCCACCTCAACGGCAAGGCCTTCAACCCCTGTTCGGTGCCGGTCAGCGCCGTCCAGCCGACCGACGAGGTCACCACCATCGAGGGCCTGCCCGCCACCGTCGGCAAGAACCTGCACCCCATGCAGGAGGCCTGGCTGGAGTACGACGTCGCCCAGTGCGGCTACTGCCAGCCCGGCCAGATCATGGCGGCCGTCGCCAAGGTCCGCCAGGCCCGCGCGGCCGGCCACGAGATCGGCGACGCCGACTTCGACGAGATCCGCAACATCTGCCGCTGCGGCACCTACCACCGCATCCGCGAGGCGATCACCGCGGCGGCCAAGGAGTTCTGA
- a CDS encoding molybdopterin cofactor-binding domain-containing protein: MDDQAGRQGDQLGRRRFLGYVLAASTLTVAAQLGEVAAPQPAAAAIPSLPEPADILDLNDLLTDAALPTSNLISIQLNADGTASFALPRAEVGQGITTSTAMLIAEELDLPLDKVHVTLADARPELVFNQLTGGSNTTISTYTPVRVAAAVARQRLLAAAAAQLGVPVAVLTTSAGVVSAPGGVSIGYGQLAAAAASTTTVAVPVALKPSGSFRVIGTPQNRIDALDAVTGRKQFAMDLSVPGALPTMLCRPPTINGTVRSVQNLAAVQAMPGITDVVTVATGVAVRGQTFGQCIDAVRALQVSWGPGTVEGASDASVLQELQAAELPLVVPPLPLLTEAIDARFTFHFASNSALEPNCAIADVRADRAEIWGALKAPIVAQGAIAAALGLLPSAVTVHVTQGGGSFGRKLFHDAALEAALVSQAIGKPVKLMWHRTDEFRQGRTHPMATSRVRATYSLGNVVSFEQRHTSVWTDFGHGVGEVITSLVDKLPVTNTAFSEVMFQLTQQTPYEFGLTTQLLSEVDHGFNTGSMRGIYSPNVRCAQELMVDQLAAAMGQDPYQFRRQFLKDDRAKAVLDQVAQAGNWGRAMAPGTAQGIALHPEYHGFVAVLAEIDCTPATVNRQVADAYTGPRVTKVVCAVDVGLAVNPRGLEAQMMGGIMDGIATTLSASLHLQNGQFLEGSWDNFFYTRQWNTPPELDIIVMPPTTGVPGGAGELAVAGTMAAVACAYGRATGAMPTSFPINHTAPLGFTPLPTTPPIPQSPTDGLTRAY, translated from the coding sequence ATGGACGATCAGGCCGGTCGGCAGGGCGATCAACTGGGGCGGCGCAGGTTCCTGGGCTACGTGCTCGCAGCCTCCACCCTCACCGTCGCCGCGCAACTCGGCGAGGTGGCCGCGCCGCAGCCGGCGGCGGCCGCGATCCCGTCGCTGCCCGAGCCGGCCGACATCCTCGACCTCAACGACCTGCTCACCGACGCCGCGCTGCCGACCTCGAACCTGATCAGCATTCAGCTGAACGCCGACGGCACCGCCTCCTTCGCACTGCCCCGGGCCGAGGTCGGCCAGGGGATCACCACCTCCACCGCGATGCTGATCGCCGAGGAGCTGGACCTGCCGCTGGACAAGGTGCACGTCACCCTCGCCGACGCCCGACCGGAGCTGGTCTTCAACCAGCTGACCGGCGGCTCGAACACCACCATCTCCACCTACACCCCGGTCCGGGTGGCCGCCGCCGTGGCCCGCCAGCGCCTGCTCGCCGCCGCTGCCGCCCAACTGGGCGTACCGGTTGCGGTGTTGACCACGTCGGCCGGCGTGGTCAGCGCGCCGGGCGGGGTCAGCATCGGCTACGGGCAGCTGGCGGCCGCCGCCGCGAGCACGACCACCGTCGCGGTGCCGGTGGCGCTCAAGCCGTCCGGCAGCTTCCGGGTGATCGGCACCCCGCAGAACCGGATCGACGCGCTGGACGCGGTGACCGGGCGCAAGCAGTTCGCCATGGACCTGAGCGTGCCGGGGGCGCTGCCGACCATGCTCTGCCGGCCGCCGACGATCAACGGCACCGTGCGGTCGGTGCAGAACCTGGCGGCCGTCCAGGCGATGCCGGGGATCACCGACGTGGTGACGGTGGCCACCGGCGTGGCCGTGCGCGGCCAGACCTTCGGGCAGTGCATCGACGCCGTCCGGGCGCTCCAGGTCAGCTGGGGGCCGGGCACCGTGGAGGGCGCCAGCGACGCGAGCGTGCTGCAGGAGCTGCAGGCGGCCGAACTTCCGCTGGTGGTGCCGCCGTTGCCGCTGCTGACCGAGGCCATCGACGCCCGCTTCACCTTCCACTTCGCCAGCAACAGCGCGCTGGAGCCGAACTGCGCGATCGCCGACGTGCGGGCCGACCGGGCCGAGATCTGGGGCGCGCTGAAGGCCCCGATCGTCGCCCAGGGCGCCATCGCGGCCGCGCTCGGCCTGCTGCCCTCCGCGGTCACCGTGCACGTCACCCAGGGCGGCGGCTCGTTCGGCCGCAAGCTCTTCCACGACGCGGCGCTGGAGGCGGCGCTGGTCTCCCAGGCGATCGGCAAGCCGGTCAAGCTGATGTGGCACCGCACCGACGAGTTCCGGCAGGGCCGCACCCACCCGATGGCGACCTCCCGGGTGCGGGCCACCTACTCGCTCGGCAACGTGGTCAGCTTCGAGCAGCGGCACACCTCGGTGTGGACCGACTTCGGCCACGGCGTCGGCGAGGTCATCACCTCGCTGGTCGACAAGCTGCCGGTCACCAACACCGCCTTCTCCGAGGTGATGTTCCAGCTCACCCAGCAGACCCCGTACGAGTTCGGCCTCACCACCCAGTTGCTGAGCGAGGTCGACCACGGCTTCAACACCGGCAGCATGCGCGGCATCTACTCGCCGAACGTGCGCTGCGCGCAGGAGCTGATGGTGGATCAGCTGGCGGCGGCGATGGGCCAGGACCCGTACCAGTTCCGCCGGCAGTTCCTCAAGGACGACCGGGCGAAGGCGGTGCTGGACCAGGTGGCGCAGGCCGGCAACTGGGGGCGCGCGATGGCGCCGGGCACCGCGCAGGGCATCGCGCTGCACCCGGAGTACCACGGCTTCGTCGCCGTGCTCGCCGAGATCGACTGCACCCCCGCCACCGTCAACCGGCAGGTCGCCGACGCCTACACCGGGCCGCGGGTGACCAAGGTGGTCTGCGCGGTGGACGTCGGGCTGGCCGTCAACCCGCGCGGCCTGGAGGCGCAGATGATGGGCGGCATCATGGACGGCATCGCGACCACTCTCTCCGCCAGCCTGCACCTCCAGAACGGCCAGTTCCTGGAAGGCAGTTGGGACAACTTCTTCTACACCCGGCAGTGGAACACGCCGCCCGAGCTGGACATCATCGTGATGCCACCGACCACCGGAGTGCCGGGCGGGGCGGGCGAGTTGGCGGTGGCCGGCACGATGGCGGCGGTCGCCTGCGCCTACGGCCGGGCCACCGGCGCCATGCCGACCAGCTTCCCGATCAACCACACCGCGCCGCTCGGCTTCACCCCGCTGCCGACCACGCCCCCGATCCCGCAGTCGCCGACCGACGGCCTCACCCGCGCCTACTGA
- a CDS encoding tetratricopeptide repeat protein: MRKNEAKALLEQARAAWDAEQWQLAADRYEEVLRHFPDEEPSAIWWFDAALAHKFLRNWPKAFELGKEAAARAPRGEGDPAYWNLGIAATVLRDWPAARDAWSGFGIALPEGEGEIVGGFGMACVRLETAGEHEVVWAERLCPTRARVVSVPVTPGRRFGEVVLHDGAPTGERIVDGRSYSVFDEILLFEPSDLPTHTATVTAPAPDDLAALIDLFAERGFGAEPAGSVNLLCKCCSEGSHEQQRDVQAGTQQVLLAAPVDGAGPLLDAWAAGGPGRAWRDLHRA, encoded by the coding sequence GTGCGCAAGAACGAGGCGAAGGCCCTGCTGGAACAGGCCCGGGCGGCCTGGGACGCGGAGCAGTGGCAGCTCGCCGCGGACCGCTACGAGGAGGTGCTGCGGCACTTCCCCGACGAGGAGCCGAGCGCGATCTGGTGGTTCGACGCCGCACTGGCGCACAAGTTCCTGCGCAACTGGCCCAAGGCGTTCGAGCTCGGCAAGGAGGCCGCGGCCCGGGCGCCGCGCGGCGAGGGCGACCCCGCCTACTGGAACCTGGGCATCGCCGCGACCGTGCTGCGCGACTGGCCGGCGGCCCGTGACGCCTGGTCGGGCTTCGGCATCGCGCTGCCCGAGGGCGAGGGCGAGATCGTCGGCGGCTTCGGGATGGCCTGCGTGCGGCTGGAGACGGCCGGCGAGCACGAGGTGGTCTGGGCGGAGCGGCTGTGCCCGACCCGGGCCCGGGTCGTCAGCGTCCCGGTGACGCCGGGCCGCCGGTTCGGCGAGGTCGTGCTGCACGACGGCGCGCCGACCGGCGAGCGGATCGTCGACGGCCGCAGCTACAGCGTCTTCGACGAGATCCTGCTGTTCGAGCCCTCCGACCTGCCGACCCACACCGCCACCGTGACCGCCCCGGCGCCGGACGACCTGGCGGCGCTGATCGACCTGTTCGCCGAGCGGGGCTTCGGGGCCGAACCGGCCGGTAGCGTCAACCTGCTGTGCAAGTGCTGCAGCGAGGGCAGCCACGAGCAGCAGCGCGACGTGCAGGCCGGCACCCAGCAGGTCCTGCTCGCCGCACCGGTGGACGGGGCCGGGCCCCTCCTCGACGCCTGGGCCGCCGGCGGCCCGGGGCGGGCCTGGCGCGACCTGCACCGGGCCTGA